One part of the Francisella adeliensis genome encodes these proteins:
- the purF gene encoding amidophosphoribosyltransferase, producing the protein MCGVIGVAGPGQVSYALFDGLSLLQHRGQDAAGITTMHEGHFFTRKNTGLVNEVFTDDKLAKSLGNMGIGHVRYPTAGSLGAADSQPFYVNNPHGIVFAHNGNLTNVSELARMLHDIERRHLNTSSDSELLLNFFACGMNKSKGSPTLNAVYKACEFVFKHARGGYACTAMIANFGLIAFRDPHGIRPLVLGVRDEADGEKSYMVASESVSLDISGFKVLRDVAPGEVIIITEDRKIHSKICAKNPSLAPCLFEYVYLARPDSVMNGVSVYQARVDAGKLLSKRIKDVWKDNQIDIVIPVPETGRASAQEIATALGVEYREGFVKNRYIGRTFIMPESVDRKNYVRRKLNPIPAEFKDKNVLLVDDSIVRGTTSQRIIEMIRDFGAKSVYLASVSPAVCYPNVYGIDMPVKSDLIAHGKSVEEIRQWIGVDGLIYLPLSDLKEVVQMQNPDIVEFEDSVFSGNYITGDVDEAYLDDLERHRKELKELEKKLKGFDN; encoded by the coding sequence ATGTGTGGAGTAATTGGAGTTGCAGGACCTGGTCAGGTCAGTTATGCATTATTTGATGGTTTAAGTTTATTGCAGCATCGTGGTCAAGATGCCGCAGGTATTACTACTATGCATGAAGGTCATTTTTTCACACGAAAAAATACTGGTTTAGTAAATGAGGTTTTTACTGACGATAAACTTGCTAAATCACTAGGGAATATGGGTATAGGGCATGTGCGTTATCCTACCGCTGGTAGTTTAGGTGCTGCAGATAGTCAGCCTTTTTATGTAAATAATCCTCATGGTATAGTTTTTGCTCATAATGGTAACCTTACCAATGTCTCAGAATTGGCAAGGATGCTTCATGACATAGAAAGAAGGCATTTAAATACTTCTTCAGACTCAGAGCTTTTACTTAACTTTTTTGCATGTGGTATGAATAAGAGTAAAGGAAGTCCTACATTAAATGCGGTATATAAAGCTTGCGAGTTTGTTTTTAAGCATGCTCGAGGTGGTTATGCTTGTACTGCAATGATTGCAAACTTTGGTTTAATAGCGTTTAGAGACCCTCATGGTATTCGTCCACTTGTGCTTGGAGTAAGAGATGAGGCAGATGGTGAGAAATCTTATATGGTTGCTAGTGAAAGTGTATCTTTAGATATTTCAGGATTTAAAGTTTTACGAGATGTAGCTCCAGGTGAAGTTATAATAATCACAGAAGATCGTAAGATTCATTCAAAAATCTGTGCTAAGAATCCTAGTTTAGCTCCATGTTTGTTTGAATATGTATATCTTGCTCGTCCAGATAGTGTTATGAACGGAGTTAGTGTGTATCAAGCTCGTGTAGATGCCGGTAAACTTCTGAGTAAGCGTATAAAAGATGTGTGGAAAGATAATCAAATTGATATTGTAATACCTGTTCCTGAAACTGGTCGTGCTTCAGCTCAAGAGATAGCTACAGCATTAGGTGTTGAGTATCGCGAAGGTTTTGTAAAAAATCGCTATATTGGTCGTACATTTATAATGCCAGAATCAGTAGATAGGAAAAACTATGTTCGTCGTAAGTTAAACCCTATTCCAGCAGAGTTTAAAGATAAAAATGTACTACTTGTAGATGACTCTATTGTCCGAGGTACAACATCTCAACGTATAATAGAGATGATACGTGATTTTGGTGCTAAGTCAGTTTATCTTGCATCAGTTTCACCTGCTGTATGTTATCCAAATGTGTATGGTATAGATATGCCAGTTAAGTCAGACCTTATTGCACATGGTAAATCAGTTGAAGAAATTCGCCAATGGATAGGTGTTGATGGGCTTATTTATCTACCATTATCGGACTTAAAAGAAGTGGTACAAATGCAAAACCCTGACATAGTAGAATTTGAGGATAGTGTATTCTCAGGTAACTACATAACAGGTGATGTGGATGAAGCTTATCTTGATGACCTAGAAAGACATAGAAAAGAACTAAAAGAATTAGAAAAAAAACTCAAGGGATTTGACAACTAA
- a CDS encoding glutamate decarboxylase, giving the protein MALHGKKDNDLEFFEGSLPKLEIPAKSQNPIDVYQEIKDELMLDGNSKQNLATFCQTEVDDFVHKLMNDCIDKNMIDKDEYPQTAELEARCVNILANLWNSTTENAVGCSTTGSSEAAMLGGMAMKWRWRDKMKAQGKDYSKPNLITGPVQVCWHKFARYWDIELREIPMSEDSLIMTPEAVIERCDENTIGVVPTLGVTFTGQYEPVEVVCNALDEYEKQTGIDIPVHVDGASGGFLAPFIQPELKWDFRLSRVKSINASGHKFGLSPLGVGWVVWTDKKYLPDDLVFNVNYLGGDMPTFALNFSRPGGQIVAQYFNFVRLGFEGYKEVHQLSYDVTRYIAKELKAMDIFEIISDGDNGIPAVSWSLKVDKKFDLFDVSEKVRARGWQIAAYSMPTNRQDLVVMRVLIRKGFTHDLAQLMIKDLKAAIHSLESKNNKQIKNGFSH; this is encoded by the coding sequence ATGGCTTTACATGGTAAAAAAGATAATGATTTAGAATTTTTTGAAGGCTCACTACCTAAGCTAGAAATTCCTGCTAAATCTCAAAATCCAATAGATGTTTATCAAGAAATTAAAGATGAACTAATGCTTGATGGTAATTCAAAACAGAATTTAGCAACTTTTTGTCAAACTGAAGTTGATGATTTTGTGCATAAGTTGATGAATGATTGTATTGATAAAAATATGATAGATAAAGATGAGTACCCACAAACAGCTGAATTAGAAGCTAGATGTGTCAATATTTTAGCTAACTTATGGAACTCTACAACTGAAAATGCTGTTGGCTGTTCAACTACAGGGTCATCAGAAGCTGCTATGCTTGGTGGTATGGCTATGAAATGGCGTTGGAGAGACAAAATGAAAGCTCAGGGTAAAGATTACTCTAAGCCTAATCTTATTACTGGGCCTGTTCAAGTATGCTGGCATAAATTTGCAAGATATTGGGATATCGAATTAAGAGAAATACCTATGTCTGAAGATAGTTTGATTATGACTCCTGAAGCTGTAATTGAGCGATGTGATGAAAATACTATAGGTGTTGTACCAACTTTAGGTGTGACATTTACTGGTCAGTATGAACCTGTTGAAGTGGTATGTAATGCTTTAGATGAATATGAAAAGCAAACAGGCATAGATATTCCTGTACATGTTGATGGAGCTTCTGGTGGTTTTCTAGCACCATTTATCCAGCCAGAACTTAAATGGGATTTTAGGTTGTCTAGAGTTAAATCAATTAATGCATCAGGTCATAAGTTTGGACTTTCTCCTCTTGGTGTTGGTTGGGTTGTGTGGACAGATAAGAAGTATCTTCCTGATGATTTGGTTTTTAATGTGAACTATCTTGGCGGGGATATGCCAACTTTTGCTCTGAATTTCTCGAGGCCTGGTGGGCAGATTGTAGCTCAATACTTTAACTTTGTTAGACTAGGTTTTGAGGGTTATAAAGAAGTTCATCAGTTAAGCTATGATGTTACAAGATATATTGCTAAAGAGCTGAAAGCGATGGATATTTTTGAGATTATCAGTGATGGTGATAACGGTATTCCAGCGGTAAGTTGGTCACTTAAAGTAGATAAGAAGTTTGATTTGTTCGATGTTTCGGAAAAAGTAAGAGCAAGAGGTTGGCAAATTGCTGCTTACTCGATGCCAACAAATAGGCAAGATTTGGTAGTTATGAGAGTGCTTATCAGAAAGGGCTTTACTCATGATTTAGCTCAGCTTATGATTAAGGATTTAAAAGCAGCTATACATTCACTTGAGTCAAAAAATAATAAACAAATTAAGAATGGCTTCTCACATTAG
- a CDS encoding 4'-phosphopantetheinyl transferase family protein — MSCQVSLFILNTEDFYIEDIEQMAKSFKLNLDVTSKTYKEKLFSQFIRYFVFTEYFKLSKLKFSTNNTNKPYLENYNDKHFSISHSGNKIIMTVSSVDIGVDTEIIQPRKNIFSVAKRYFSEYEIDVLGDSENIEKEFYKLWTLKEAEVKRNSTGIAHGLVKATFTKENESWISENHPKDFASYLFEKSFISICSKNISSSKISVLKLKNDFSFEDISSKLKSN; from the coding sequence ATGTCTTGCCAAGTTAGCCTTTTTATCTTAAATACTGAAGATTTTTATATTGAAGATATCGAGCAGATGGCTAAAAGTTTCAAGCTTAATCTAGATGTTACTTCAAAAACATACAAGGAAAAGCTTTTTTCCCAGTTTATCCGTTATTTCGTTTTCACCGAATATTTTAAACTTTCAAAGTTGAAGTTTTCTACAAATAATACAAATAAACCTTATTTAGAAAACTATAATGATAAGCATTTTAGTATAAGTCATAGTGGCAATAAGATTATTATGACTGTATCAAGTGTTGATATTGGTGTTGATACAGAAATTATTCAACCTCGTAAAAATATTTTCTCAGTTGCTAAAAGGTATTTTAGTGAATATGAAATCGATGTGTTAGGAGACTCTGAAAATATAGAAAAAGAGTTCTATAAGCTATGGACACTAAAAGAAGCAGAAGTAAAAAGAAATTCTACAGGTATTGCTCATGGATTGGTAAAAGCGACATTTACAAAAGAAAATGAATCTTGGATTAGTGAAAATCACCCTAAAGACTTTGCTAGCTATCTTTTTGAAAAATCATTTATTTCTATTTGTTCGAAAAATATTTCCTCCTCAAAAATCAGTGTTTTAAAGCTAAAAAATGATTTTAGTTTTGAAGATATTTCTAGTAAGTTAAAATCTAATTAA